CCCATATGCGCGTACGTCTCCATAACTCAGCTGCTATATTACACTCGAAAATCACGTGACTTATGGTCTCAACGAAATAGCTACACGAGGCACACCCAATTTGTTGAATCTCTAAACCCCGATGTGAAAGATTATTCCGGGTCGATAATCTATCTAAAGCCACACGCCAAAGAAGGATACTGATTTTTCTCGGTACACACTTGACCCACCGCGTAAACTGCTCAATCGAAGGTAAGAATTCTCTCGTCAATATAGTGTCTTATATTCGCAAACTGAAAAAACCCCATCACCACCAATTGACCAGCCTCAAGAATCGCTACTCTCATTCAGGTTTATCTCCCGAATTTCAGCCACCATATCGCTTAGAAGATCTCTGTTTCTGACCCCAATATTATCTCGATTCCAGGACCAAGACCACGCACCATTCACCACTCGATCCGACAACTTGCAGTCCTTATTTGACTCGAGATGAAACAACCGACGATATTTATCTTTAAGGATACCCTCACCCTGCCAATTATCTAACTAAAAAGAAATCGACTCACCGTTGCCAATTTTGGCTCGAATAATATTTGCGGGTAAAACACCTCCTTGTTTAGCCTTAAAAAAAGGAAATAATGTTTGACCATATACCTTTACAAACCAATTCGGACCCATCGATTCCAGCTAAATCACCATGAATGGATTTTACTACTTTAGCCCATATCGAGTACGGATGAACAAGAAGACGCCATAACTAGTTAAACATTAACGACATGTTAAAACCACGTAGGCTCCCTATGTTTAAACCTCCGTTATTGAAAGAAGCCAGCACTTGGTTCCACTCAAGCCAATGCATTTTACGATTACTCTCGGTACCACCCCAAAAAAGCTGAGCACGAAGCATCTCAATCTTTTTAACATCATATTCGGGCATCGAAAAAGAGAAAGGTAGTAGATATCCATACTTCCCAAAACAGATTTAATGAGCGTCAATCGACACCAACTGAAAGAAGATTCGCTTTCCAACCCGATAACTTTTTGATAAAACGATCTTCGAAGCCCTTCCATTTACACACCAAACTCATATTATCCCCGATCGGGAGTCCCAAGTACGAAAAAGGGAATTTCCCTTTTGAACAACCGAACTCGCTTACATATGAATCCAGAATCTCGTCAACAATACCAATACCGAACAAATGTGACTTCGAAACATTCAATTTCAGCCCCGAGTAACGATAGAATTCATTAAGAGCAAGCAACGTGTTAGACAAACTTTCCTTATTCCATTCGGATATAATAATCGCATCATCCGCGTAACACAAATGAGACACATTAAGATTATCACGACCGACATTCACCCCACTAATCGCCCCCGAATCCACTTTACTTTTAATACATAAATGTAAACCCTCcataataataagaaataagaaaGGGCTTGGTGGGTCACCTTGTCTCAATCCACGGTGTAGCCGAAATTCTCCTGTCGGGTCCCATTCACGAGAACCGAGGTCCGGGCGTTAACTAAGCACATTCGAATCCAGGCCCTCCATGAATCTCCGAATCCCAAAATCGGTAACATGTCGTCGAGGAATTCCCAACTAACCATGTCATATGCTTTTTCGAAGTCCACTTTAAATAACATCaactttttcttctttttcttactCCATCCCATTAACTCGCTAACAATCATCGGGCCATCTAAAATTTGTTTACCCTTGATAAACGTAGACTGTACATTACTAATAACTTTGTCAATGACCATTGCAATTCGGTTTGCCAAAATTTTAGAACAAATAGGACGATAATCTTTAATAATTGAGGGGTTCGGTACCTTTGGAATTAGAGTTATGAATGCGGATATAGCACCCTTCGGTAATCTGTGTACACGAAACGCGTTAATAATTGATATCACCAAGTCGTCTTTAAACAACTCCCAATGTGTTTTCAGAAAACCAAACGTGAATCCATCCGGTCTCGGATATTTATCATTACCACACTCCCAAACTGCACCTCGAATTTCTTCTTCAATTACATCCTTTTGTATACGTTCGTTGTTAGCAGTAGACAAGGTGGCTTGTGGAACAAAATCTGCTACCTGACCCGCGTCATTATCCTTGGCGAACTTCACCGCGTAAAATTCCTTGAAAGCATTCTTAACAATACCCGGGTCTGACACCCACACTCCATTCAAAGAAATTCCTTTAATCGTTTGTATATTTCTTCGATGTTTGACTAGGCCGTGAAGAAACTTAGTATTCTCGTCACCTTCTATGTTCCATTTTACTTTCGCTTTTTGTAACAAATCTTGATCATCAAAGTTTTCGATGTCATTTAACTCATTAATCAAATCCTTTCTTACTTCTAGCTCATCAACAGTAGCAGAACCATTTTCCACCTTTGTTTCGATTTCATTCACCATTTCAAAAATAACAGTAGCTCTCTCTTTGTTAATAGCCTGCTGGTTTTTGATCCACGGTCTGATCTTGGATTTTATTAACTTAAGTTAGTCATTAAAATATTGAGTATCAACATACTCCTGACCATCCGTTACACCTTTTAACATGCTATCGAAACCTGCCATCGATGATCAAGAATGGAAACATTTAAACGGAATCGGACCATAGTTCAATTTTTTATTTTGTAACAAAATAGGGACATGGTCCGAAAAACCTCTCGGAAGAGCATCTAATTTAAGATCAGGAAACTTATCCAGGACATTCCGAGAGACCAGTATTCTATCTAATCGACTCATCTTGGTAGCTGACTTATTCAGCCACGTGTATTTACAACCCCCCAAAGGAATATCCTCCAAACCCGCATTATTAACAAACGTATTGAACACCATAGCTTCTTCTCTATTAAAGATAGAACCAAAACGCTCCTCCTCATTTCGAACCTCATTAAGATCACCAAGCAAAACAAATTCACCATCATGTTCGTTAATAAAACAGAACATCTATCCCAAAGAATACTTTTATCCCCCGACCTTTGAGGCCCATGAACATTTATCATAAAAAAGGTAGAGTTCGAATTCACCCATTTACCTTTTACTATGACAAATGAGTCGTCGCACCAAATCCTTTCTTTCACAAACAAATTCGGATCCCAAATAGAAATTACACCACCGGACATACCACGGGATAAACTACACGCATAATCGAATGCATAGTTACCCCACATCGACTTAATACCAAAAAGTTCAAGACGTGATATTTTCGATTCTTGAATACCTATAAAATGAACATTATACGCGTAACTCATCTCTTTTATCCACACCCTTTTCTTCCGCTTCCTACATCCACGGATGTTAAACGATAAAATATTCATTGATTAAACATTAATACCCCCACGGATTGCACAAGATTGGTGAAAAGTTCCTGGCACTTCTTTTCGGCCAATCCTATCTTGAGTCCTGCTTGCATAAAAGTGTCAAATTCCTTGTTAGACCACCTATTAGCATCCTTTATTCCTCCCTGTGGTTGTGATGAAACACCACTTTTTTACGTTTGGATTGAAGGTCGCTCTCTTCCCGATAAACGTCATCTTCACATACCTCATTTGATTTCGCCCGACCCTCTAACAAGTTCACATATTCGTCCACCTTAGGTGACTTTAAATTACCTTCATCATTTAGGTCTGTTTCCTCTACTGATGATTCATAATTATCCTTCGGGATTGTCGACTTGCCATCCTCCGAAACCTCATCCTCTTCTTCTTCCAATTTTATTGACCACGACCCCACCTCGTGCACGAACATATCATAATTCACCCCATTAACGCCAACTCTAATCCCTTCGTTAATGAACGTTTTTTGAGTGGTGGCAATACAAATTCGAATAAGGAACATCATTCGTTACTCTCTTTATCAAAAAAACAAATCACCCAAACAGACCTGCTACCTTCTTGAAAGAGCTCGATTTGCAGGCACAAAGAGGCATGCCCTATATCTCCACCCATGCAAGTCTTTCGTCCAAAACAAAATTTTATAGATAGGCCTGATGCTCGAGAATAAGGACTTCATCGTACTGTTCAACTTGAATGCATAGCACGCATCAACTGAGGGAAACCTGAGCCATAACCACAAACCCCCAACCTAATGGATTGACACGTCTTCGAAACCTTCCTCTTTGCAAACCGTTATAATACTAGTCATCGTAATGAGCTCCTTGAGTTTCACCAATAGAGTCTCCATAGGATTTAAAATTTGAACCAAATCTTGTTCAACCAAGTTCACAAATTTAATCGGGGCAGAAGATACCTTCCATTGGTTATTACCAGCAGAGACGGCATGAGCAAAAGACCCCTCACCCTTATTTGCTGATGCCGTATGAACTTTTTTACCAGAAAATGAATCTTGTGTCTGCCTTGTACCCTGGTTCTGAATATTAACCCTATTGCCCTGCTGATGTCCATTAGGTTTAGGATCACCCTTTTGGAACCGCGCCACTGTTGCGAACAAACTCATACCATCAATCGTAATCGTCGATAGTATCTTAGCGAATACAACTTCATCCTTGACATCAACGAAGTGAACGAAACCGAATCTCCTCCCGATCTTAGATCGTTTATACGCCACATATGAATCAGTTACCTGACCATATGATTCACATATCTCCTATAACCCTTTGCGATCCATTTGTTCCGGTAAATTTGTTACAAAAAACGAAGTGGAAGGTTTAAGGTTCTTCAATTGAAAAGGATTTGGGATAGGGCGTAGATCAGAGTTATTGGTCCCGTTTCTTACCTTATAAAACCAACCATCATCATCCTTTCGATATTTAGGTCGTCCCCCCATGTTCCCCGCCCAACGACGGTGCCGGAATTAGGATCTGATCTCGCTAGGACTTATAAATTGATACCTTATACATTAATCCTACACTATGAAGTAATACCTTATGGTTTTCGAAATTGAGTTTGTTAATATCAAATACGTCACCACTTTTTGTCTTCTTGCGGTGCAACATATATACGTTTAATAAGATAAGATAAAAATAAACTGTTTTTTTGGTAATTAAGAGATTTACACATCTACATGACTTGAGATCAAAACTTCAAAAGTGATGGTATACAGTATTACATTTTTCTTTGTGTAGCTTTTGTTCTTTGAGTTATAGTCTTGAATAAAAATTTGGGCAAATTGCTCAAAAAAGTAACATAAAAGTCTATATTTCTCAATAAAAGGTAAAAAAGATTCTGATATGAAAAAATACCAATAAAGGTAATATTCgtccatatatatgtgtgtgtgtgtataggtATGTGTATGTAGGTAGCAGTATGTGTTTGTAAAAGTGTatgtaggtatatatgtgtatgtatgtttgaatttacttgtatgtatgtatatatgcatGGTTATGTATGGGTATATGTCTTTGTATGTATGTTTGTTTAGCTATGTATGTAtgtgcgtatgcatgtatgtatgtttatgtatatatgtctatgtatgtatgtatgtatgtatgtatgtatgtatgtatgtatgtatgtatgtatgtatgtatgtatgtatgtatgtatgtatgtatgtttatgtTTGTAGGTATTATTATGTATGTCTGTATGTATGTGTTTATGTATGTATGTTCaggtatgtatgtatgtttatgtATGTAGCTAGGTATGTTTATGTATGTACGTTTTATGTTTgtttatatgtgtttatatatgtcTATCATTCCTTTAATGTAGCTTTTGTTGCATGTTCTTGAGCTCTGTACAACACACTCATGTACGTatctattttttatatatttattatcggCCGGAGGCCGCTAGGAACCAATCTCTCCGCCCTCgagtagagagagggatgactttctctactcgtGGGTGAAGATTTTGCTCTACATGTGAGTAGAGAAACGGCACATTTTTTATTTTAGAGTAGAAGAATGAttatctacatctcacctcccttaTACTTCACATGTGCGAGATTAGATATTGTTGTTGTATTTACATCCAATACCTAGATAGTGTTATTCTATATCTAGTATAATTCTATTTGAATATTCAGCATTCTTGTTTTCTTTCAAGAATAgtcaaaaagaaaaacaaaaataatacGGAAATTCTTGCAGAGTGTCACGGGGATAACAGAGAAAGTGGTTTCCCGTGCTAAACATTTTAGGTCAACGTATAATTGTGACATCACAtggctctattaatcgagtcaacatTAATTGACGATTTATTGGCGAATTTACtatcgcttagagcctaaattgaacttaatgcatgtttaaaattcatgaaaatttgattttaccattttcatggcatctCATACTTTTTTTAATCCACTTATTGGTCGGAGACTCTCTATCCATAGACAtttagagggatgactttctctactattGGGGTGTTTCACTCTAGTGGAGAAGTGATTTCTCTCTTTATTCTAAGATAAGGAattgattgtctacatcttacccccACTCTCCACGTACATGGGATTGCgttttgtttttgttgttgtataattgtaaccaaggttgcaaaattcgcta
The window above is part of the Rutidosis leptorrhynchoides isolate AG116_Rl617_1_P2 chromosome 1, CSIRO_AGI_Rlap_v1, whole genome shotgun sequence genome. Proteins encoded here:
- the LOC139898589 gene encoding uncharacterized protein, which gives rise to MEGLHLCIKSKVDSGAISGVNVGRDNLNVSHLCYADDAIIISEWNKESLSNTLLALNEFYRYSGLKLNVSKSHLFGIGIVDEILDSYVSEFGCSKGKFPFSYLGLPIGDNMSLVCKWKGFEDRFIKKLSGWKANLLSVGVD